A stretch of DNA from Candidatus Nitrosotenuis cloacae:
GTGATCCGTTCGAGGGGATCAAGGACTCAGACATATCCGTATTCGCAGACATGTATGACGTAGCACCGCCTGAAACAGATGATCAGGCGTTTGCCATGGCAAGGAGGATCCGAAAGTGGATTGAAGAGGGACGTCCAAAACCAGGTGAGCAACCAAAGAAGGAAGAAAAGAAACCATCAGTTGAGGAAAAACAACAAGACGAAGACAAAGTTAAAGAAAAGGAAGACAAACAAAAGAAGAAAGGACTTTTCGGTTGGCTCAAAAAATGATCAAAACTAAAGACCTCCTGACACTTGGGGAGCTTGACAAAAAACAAGTCATCCAGATTGTGGATCTCGCACTGAAACTAAAAAAAGATCTCAAAAAGGGAACTGCAAAACCGTTACTAAAAAATAAAACACTTGCAATGATATTCCAAAAGCCGTCCACAAGGACGCGCGTCAGCTTTGAGACCGGCATGTTCCAACTTGGAGGACACGCAATCCACCTGTCGTCGCAGGACCTACAGCTGTCTAGGGGCGAGACAATAGATGACACCGCAAAGACACTTTCAAGATACGTCGATTTCATAATGGCGCGAGTGTATGATCATTCCACAATCGAGTCGCTTGCAAAAAACGCAACAGTGCCTGTGATTAACGGCCTGTCAAACTCGTTCCATCCGTGCCAAATCCTTGCCGATCTGATGACGATAAAAGAAAAGAAAGGAAAGCTTGACGGGCTCAAGCTCGCCTGGATCGGGGACGGAAACAACGTGTGCAACTCGATGCTGTATGGCTGCGCCAAGGTCGGAATCTCAGTGTCCGTTGCAGTGCCAAGGGGATTTGAGCCAAACCCACAGGTGGTAAAGGAATGCAAAAGCCTCGTCGACATTGACCTGACACAGGACCCGCAAAAGGCCGCCAAGGACGCAGACGTGGTGGTAACTGACACCTTTGTATCAATCCACGACAGCCCAGGCCGACTGCGAAAGTTCTATCCGAAATATCAGGTAAACTCGGCACTGATGGCAAAAGCCAAAAAGAGCGCCATTTTCATGCACTGCCTTCCGGCAAAACGCGGACAGGAGGTCACATCATCTGTGATCGATGGATCACAGTCTGTAGTCTGGGACGAAGCAGAAAACCGATTACACTCACAAAAGGCGTTGCTTGCCTCATTGCCGCTCTAACGTTTATAAGAGCTGTTTCGAGATTTGTCCAATATCGCAATGGCTTATTCAACAATCCTACGACGTTTACGTGAGGAAAAAACCAACTATAAGAAGCGCAAGCTAATGTTGTTGAGCAGACGCAATTTTGTAACAGTCCAGATTTCAAATGAAAATACTCTAGTTCAGATTCACAAACCAGAATTCACAGGCGACAAGGTAATCGCATCAGCACACTCTAGATTCCTCATCCAAAAAGGATGGAAGGGCTCAAGAAAGAACGTGCCTGCGGCATATCTTACCGGCTACTATGCAGGCAAAAAGGCACTCTCAAAGGGAGCAACAGATGTCATCCTGTACAGCGGCACAAGAAAATACACACAGAGAATGGCTGCAGCACTCAAGGGAGTAATTGATGCGGGACTAGAGGTCCCAGCAGGCGAAGAGTCACTGCCACCAGCAGACCGACTTAACGGAGATCACCTTACAGTAAAGAACGACGTTGCAAAGATAAAGTCAACAATCGACGGGGATGTCAAATAGGTATGAGCACCACCGAGCAGAGACCGCAGCGAGAGAGACGAGGCCCTAGAAGAGAGGAAGAGGCGCCGTGGGTACCAAGAACGGAACTCGGAAAGAAAGTGTCTGCCGGCCTTATCACAACAATGGATGAGATTTATGCTAACGGACTACGAATTCAAGAAGCAGGTATAATCAAGAAACTGCTACCTGATCTAAAGACAGAGGTAATCGATGTCGGAATGGTCCAGACAATGACCCCAAACGGCCAGCGAACAAAGTTCAAGGCAATGGTGGCAGCAGGAAACGAAAACGGATACCTCGGAATCGGCCAAGGAAAATCAAAACAGATGAGGGTTGCAATCGAAAAGGCGACCACAAACGCATACCTTAACGTCAGTCCAGTCAAACTCGGATGTGGAAGCTGGGAATGCAGATGTGACCAGTCTCACTCAGTACCGTTCAAAGTAAGAGGAAAGGGCGGAAGCGTTGTAGTAGAAATCGTTCCAGCACCAAGAGGATTAGGCTTGGTAGCTGGAGGCAAAGTGAAGAACCTCCTCAAGCTTGCAGGACTAAAAGACGCATGGACCACAGCAAAGGGCTCCACTGCGACAATGAACTCTACATCAAAAGCAGTTTTGGAATGTCTCAGACAGACATTCAGCCAGGGTTGATCCAGATGGCAAAAGCATACCTTGTCGTCAGAATGACTGGACAGATCAACGTTCCGCACTGGGCAAAGACCACACTTGAATTATTAAAGCTAGACAAAAAATTCAGAGCAACCATCATTCCTGCCAAAGACAACACACTTGGAATGCTGGACAGGGTAAAGCACTACATCTCATGGCAGGAAGTAGACCCAACACTTGCAAAGGAACTCTTCACCAAAAAGGCAAGAAAGGCAGGATACAAGAAAATAACAAACGAGGATCTAGCACCGCTCGGCTTTAAGACAATCGACGAGCTTGCAGCATCCGTAACTGAAGGAAAACTATCAATGAATAAAATCAAACCAATCAAACCTTGGTTTGCACTCTCTCCACCACGACACGGCTTCAAGCGAAGCACCAGAAAGACATACGGTGAAGGAGGAATTCTCGGACAGAACAAAGATCTCACAGAGCTTGTCAGGAGCATGATTTAGATGGCAACTAGAATGCGAAAGACAAGAAAGTTCCGAGGCTCAAGAACACACGGCTGGGGACAAATTGGACAGCACAGAGCAAGTGGCCACAAGGGCGGACTTGGCAAAGCAGGACTTCACAAGCACCTCTTCAGCACACTCCTAAAGGACAACCCAGATCACTTTGGTCACGATTCAACTCATCCACCTCACCCGATCATCACAAAAAAATGGGCAAGCATCAGGGACCTTGACAACATGTTCGGCAAATACGGCAAGCAAGATGGCGGCAAAAAGGTAATCGACCTTGACGGCCTGGGCTACGACAAACTGCTAGGTGGAGGACAAGTAAAAGGCGCATATTCTATCCGAGTCCAGCGATACACCGCTTCTGCAGAAGAAAAGATCAAAAAGGCAGGGGGAGAGGTGTTAGCTGTTGAGTGAAAGAACAACCACCGGTATAATCAAACGAATTGTTGAAAAAACAGAACCATACCTAGTTCAGGTACCAAAACCGAAGAAAAAACTCTCACTGCAGACCAGGCTGATCTGGTGCGGAATCGCACTCTTGATCTACCAAGTAATGGGGCAGACTCCTCTCTTTGGGGCAACGGCACCGCAGTTCGACTTTTTACAGTTTGCAAGGGTAATCTTTGCATCACAGCAAGGCACACTAGTCGAGCTTGGAATCGGACCAATCGTAACTGCAGGATTGCTCATGCAGCTGCTAAAGGGCTCAGAAATACTCAAATTCGACTTTACAAAGCCTGACGAGCGAGGCGTATTCCAGACAGCAACAAAGCTTGTCACTTACATCGTAATAGTGGTGGAATCAATAGTGTATGCAGTAGCGGTGTATGGCCCCGGAATCACAAATCCTACGGTGCTGTATGTGATAATAGGGCAGCTAATCTCTGCTTCTGTAATAATCATGTTCTTAGACGAATTAATCCAGAAGGGCTGGGGTCTTGGAAGTGGAATCAGTCTTTTCATCATGGCAGGTGTCGCACAGCAGATTCTCTGGAGTATATTCAGCCCGCTTGCGGCAGGCGACGGCAGCATGATTGGGGTTCTTCCATACGTGAGCCAGTCAATAATGCAAAACGACATATCACAAATC
This window harbors:
- a CDS encoding uL15 family ribosomal protein; amino-acid sequence: MATRMRKTRKFRGSRTHGWGQIGQHRASGHKGGLGKAGLHKHLFSTLLKDNPDHFGHDSTHPPHPIITKKWASIRDLDNMFGKYGKQDGGKKVIDLDGLGYDKLLGGGQVKGAYSIRVQRYTASAEEKIKKAGGEVLAVE
- a CDS encoding 50S ribosomal protein L30 yields the protein MAKAYLVVRMTGQINVPHWAKTTLELLKLDKKFRATIIPAKDNTLGMLDRVKHYISWQEVDPTLAKELFTKKARKAGYKKITNEDLAPLGFKTIDELAASVTEGKLSMNKIKPIKPWFALSPPRHGFKRSTRKTYGEGGILGQNKDLTELVRSMI
- a CDS encoding 30S ribosomal protein S5 encodes the protein MSTTEQRPQRERRGPRREEEAPWVPRTELGKKVSAGLITTMDEIYANGLRIQEAGIIKKLLPDLKTEVIDVGMVQTMTPNGQRTKFKAMVAAGNENGYLGIGQGKSKQMRVAIEKATTNAYLNVSPVKLGCGSWECRCDQSHSVPFKVRGKGGSVVVEIVPAPRGLGLVAGGKVKNLLKLAGLKDAWTTAKGSTATMNSTSKAVLECLRQTFSQG
- a CDS encoding 50S ribosomal protein L18 is translated as MAYSTILRRLREEKTNYKKRKLMLLSRRNFVTVQISNENTLVQIHKPEFTGDKVIASAHSRFLIQKGWKGSRKNVPAAYLTGYYAGKKALSKGATDVILYSGTRKYTQRMAAALKGVIDAGLEVPAGEESLPPADRLNGDHLTVKNDVAKIKSTIDGDVK
- the argF gene encoding ornithine carbamoyltransferase; translated protein: MIKTKDLLTLGELDKKQVIQIVDLALKLKKDLKKGTAKPLLKNKTLAMIFQKPSTRTRVSFETGMFQLGGHAIHLSSQDLQLSRGETIDDTAKTLSRYVDFIMARVYDHSTIESLAKNATVPVINGLSNSFHPCQILADLMTIKEKKGKLDGLKLAWIGDGNNVCNSMLYGCAKVGISVSVAVPRGFEPNPQVVKECKSLVDIDLTQDPQKAAKDADVVVTDTFVSIHDSPGRLRKFYPKYQVNSALMAKAKKSAIFMHCLPAKRGQEVTSSVIDGSQSVVWDEAENRLHSQKALLASLPL